In Williamwhitmania taraxaci, a single genomic region encodes these proteins:
- a CDS encoding HipA N-terminal domain-containing protein, with product MRKANLFVNGKEAGTLTELELGKKYRIEYAEGYSGAPISLTLPLVQKTYAFDSFPPFFDGLLPEGYQLEGLLKIGKVDRNDLFSQLIAVGDDLVGNVTVKEVLA from the coding sequence ATGAGAAAGGCTAACCTATTCGTGAACGGCAAAGAGGCCGGAACGCTTACCGAGTTGGAACTCGGTAAGAAATACCGCATTGAATACGCCGAAGGCTATTCGGGTGCTCCCATTTCGCTTACCTTACCGCTGGTTCAGAAAACGTATGCATTCGATTCGTTCCCTCCATTTTTTGATGGCCTGCTACCGGAGGGATACCAGCTGGAAGGTCTTCTGAAAATTGGCAAGGTAGATCGCAACGACCTATTCTCTCAGCTTATTGCCGTAGGCGACGACTTGGTTGGCAACGTAACCGTAAAGGAGGTATTGGCATGA
- a CDS encoding hydrogenase large subunit: MKPIALKNNQTIAVSDIPETDYDTFFSVNTGLIVGHPECHCVNYFGYTIAEKVKLICCVADDTTHQIQVSSCLVDPSKELPSFTSKWLGFERFEREIHENFGIKFIGHPWLKPVRYANNRHDKSKTIATYPFFAIDSEELHEVGVGPIHAGIIEPGHFRFICNGEQILHLEIQLGYQHRGIEKLFLEKKTLLQRTILAESIAGDTVVGHTTAFAHVWESLCGFTPTRDIEYARTIALEMERIAIHAGDLSGVCTDIAYQLGSSVFGRLRTPIINFMQEWGGNRLAKGFVRPGRNKFPFTPALEHRLRDMFSAFEPDFNEMNEEMFKLPSAISRFERTGRVSYEDVLSIGTVGMAARMSGLNRDIRSSHPFSLYPELQHQPIIKHHGDVYSRVQIKKEEVGQSISYIRTLIQNIPEPNPQQALLDSPKPNSFTLSLVEGWRGEICHCAITDSKGDLLLYKIKDPSFHNWLALALSVRNNEISDFPVCNKSFNLSYCGHDL; the protein is encoded by the coding sequence ATGAAACCCATCGCCCTAAAAAACAATCAGACGATTGCCGTTTCGGATATTCCCGAAACCGATTACGATACTTTTTTTAGCGTAAACACTGGGCTGATTGTCGGCCATCCGGAGTGCCACTGCGTTAACTACTTTGGCTATACCATTGCCGAAAAGGTGAAGTTGATCTGCTGCGTTGCCGATGACACTACCCACCAAATACAGGTATCCTCGTGCTTGGTTGATCCTTCGAAGGAGCTGCCCTCGTTTACCTCCAAATGGTTGGGGTTCGAAAGATTTGAGCGCGAGATTCACGAGAACTTTGGGATTAAATTTATTGGCCATCCTTGGTTAAAGCCTGTTCGCTATGCCAATAATCGACACGATAAGAGTAAGACCATTGCCACCTACCCCTTCTTTGCCATCGATAGCGAGGAGCTGCATGAAGTTGGCGTAGGCCCAATCCATGCCGGGATAATTGAGCCGGGCCACTTCCGGTTTATCTGTAACGGCGAACAAATCCTGCATCTCGAAATACAGTTGGGATACCAACATCGGGGCATAGAGAAACTTTTTCTCGAGAAGAAAACATTGCTTCAGCGCACAATCTTAGCCGAGAGCATTGCCGGCGACACAGTAGTTGGCCACACCACCGCTTTCGCACACGTTTGGGAAAGCTTGTGCGGATTCACCCCAACTCGGGATATTGAATACGCCCGCACCATTGCCCTCGAGATGGAACGTATTGCCATCCATGCCGGCGATTTAAGCGGTGTTTGCACCGATATTGCCTACCAACTGGGCAGTTCGGTATTTGGGAGACTGCGCACACCCATTATCAACTTTATGCAGGAGTGGGGCGGCAACCGATTGGCAAAAGGATTCGTTCGCCCAGGACGTAATAAATTTCCGTTTACTCCAGCTCTGGAACATAGGCTTAGAGACATGTTCAGCGCCTTCGAGCCCGACTTCAATGAGATGAACGAGGAGATGTTTAAGCTCCCCAGTGCAATATCACGATTTGAGCGCACCGGACGAGTTTCCTACGAAGATGTTCTCTCCATTGGAACCGTAGGTATGGCGGCCCGCATGAGCGGTCTAAACCGCGATATTAGGTCTTCCCATCCGTTTAGCCTCTACCCCGAACTTCAGCACCAGCCCATCATCAAGCATCACGGCGATGTGTACTCTCGTGTGCAAATAAAGAAAGAGGAGGTTGGGCAATCGATAAGCTATATTCGAACGCTGATTCAAAATATCCCGGAACCAAACCCACAACAGGCACTGCTGGATTCACCAAAGCCCAATTCGTTTACCCTATCGCTGGTAGAAGGATGGAGAGGTGAAATTTGCCACTGCGCCATTACCGATAGCAAGGGCGATTTGTTGCTCTACAAAATCAAGGATCCATCGTTTCACAACTGGCTTGCCCTTGCCCTTTCGGTTAGGAACAACGAGATTTCCGATTTCCCCGTTTGCAATAAGAGTTTTAACCTCTCCTATTGTGGACACGACCTTTAA
- a CDS encoding helix-turn-helix domain-containing protein, whose translation MLEPQTLANAIKMHRKAAGLSQLKLSEMAGVGKTVVFDLEKGKETIQLDTLRKILQVLNIKVMLTSPLMDQQSYNEKG comes from the coding sequence ATGCTCGAACCTCAAACATTGGCAAACGCAATAAAAATGCACCGAAAGGCTGCTGGCCTAAGCCAGTTGAAACTTTCTGAGATGGCAGGCGTTGGGAAAACAGTGGTTTTCGACCTCGAAAAAGGGAAGGAAACCATTCAACTCGACACCCTGCGTAAAATACTACAGGTGCTCAACATCAAAGTAATGCTTACCAGCCCGCTTATGGACCAGCAGTCATACAATGAGAAAGGCTAA
- a CDS encoding HipA domain-containing protein, with translation MNRCPITYQLCGNRLYSEKGLKLLSPILKDLAMLDFSAEGLRTEAMMRATKMSIQGVQPKLSAILNIKAGQFEITDKNGRYILKPQHHIFPELPQNEDLTMHLAAIVGIDTPLHGLVYANDSSLTYFIKRFDRKGQKDKLAVEDFAQLAGMSRDTKYGYSMEKLVTLLDNYCTFPAIEKAKLFKRVIFNYLIGNEDMHLKNYSVIVRDGKVELAPAYDLLNSTIVLKGDIEEIALSLKGKKSNLNADVLIGYFGKERCGLTDKTVETTLTTIMQAFPAWFNLIDASFLSSEMKERYRTLLQKRIKTLGLE, from the coding sequence ATGAACCGTTGCCCAATTACCTACCAACTTTGCGGCAATCGCCTATACAGCGAGAAAGGACTAAAACTCCTCTCGCCTATATTAAAGGACCTTGCGATGCTCGATTTTTCAGCCGAAGGACTACGAACCGAAGCCATGATGAGGGCAACAAAAATGTCCATTCAAGGCGTTCAGCCCAAACTCAGCGCAATACTAAACATTAAAGCGGGACAGTTCGAAATTACCGATAAAAACGGACGGTATATCCTCAAACCTCAACACCATATATTTCCAGAACTTCCTCAAAACGAAGACCTCACCATGCATCTGGCCGCCATCGTTGGAATAGACACTCCCCTACATGGCTTGGTGTATGCCAATGATAGCTCGCTTACATACTTCATCAAACGTTTCGACAGAAAGGGCCAGAAAGATAAGCTTGCAGTGGAAGATTTTGCCCAGCTGGCCGGCATGAGCCGCGATACCAAGTATGGGTATTCCATGGAGAAGTTGGTAACCCTGCTGGACAACTATTGCACCTTCCCTGCCATTGAGAAAGCAAAACTTTTTAAGCGCGTAATCTTCAACTACCTTATTGGCAACGAAGACATGCACCTCAAAAACTATTCGGTAATTGTAAGGGATGGTAAGGTGGAGCTGGCACCAGCCTACGATCTGTTGAACTCAACCATTGTTCTAAAAGGTGACATCGAAGAGATTGCATTAAGCCTCAAAGGCAAAAAGAGCAACCTGAACGCAGATGTTCTTATCGGCTACTTCGGTAAAGAGCGCTGCGGGCTGACCGACAAAACGGTTGAAACGACGTTGACTACAATAATGCAAGCCTTTCCTGCATGGTTCAACCTAATTGACGCAAGTTTCCTCTCCTCGGAAATGAAGGAAAGATATCGAACACTTTTACAGAAGCGAATCA
- a CDS encoding NADH-quinone oxidoreductase subunit B family protein, translating into MLNNIKILYHQGKQFIPDVTTAKVPGIFRGRPVISLEKVNETELVEMCPMNAITANPVTLDLGKCNFCGECAMAFPSKITFTTDYKISSNERERLIIKEGDENPVEVNPSTVRKEIHRLFGSSLKLRQVSAGGDGSCEWELNASNNVQFDMGRFGIEFVASPRHADGIVITGPISKNMAEAVQICYDAIPDPKIIVLVGTDAISGGAFAGSEALDRSFLDRYPVDLYIPGNPAHPLTIINGLLDLTRKR; encoded by the coding sequence ATGCTCAATAATATAAAAATCCTATACCATCAGGGGAAACAGTTTATTCCCGATGTGACCACTGCAAAGGTTCCCGGAATATTCAGGGGTAGGCCGGTAATTAGCCTCGAAAAGGTTAATGAAACCGAACTGGTGGAGATGTGCCCTATGAATGCGATTACGGCCAATCCGGTTACTCTCGATTTGGGTAAATGCAACTTCTGCGGGGAATGCGCCATGGCGTTTCCTTCCAAAATTACATTTACCACCGACTATAAGATATCCTCCAACGAGCGCGAACGATTGATTATTAAGGAAGGTGACGAAAATCCGGTAGAAGTTAATCCCTCAACCGTTCGGAAGGAGATCCACCGTCTGTTTGGCAGCTCGCTTAAGCTCCGCCAGGTAAGTGCCGGAGGAGATGGCAGCTGCGAGTGGGAGTTGAATGCATCCAACAACGTTCAGTTCGACATGGGCCGATTTGGTATCGAGTTTGTAGCCTCGCCACGCCACGCCGATGGCATTGTGATTACTGGCCCTATCAGCAAAAATATGGCCGAGGCAGTTCAGATTTGCTACGATGCAATTCCCGACCCTAAGATTATTGTGCTGGTGGGCACCGATGCCATCAGCGGTGGTGCTTTTGCCGGCAGCGAGGCCTTGGATCGCAGCTTTCTCGACAGGTATCCCGTCGACCTATACATTCCGGGAAATCCTGCCCATCCGCTAACGATTATAAACGGCCTGCTCGATTTGACGCGGAAGCGGTAA